The following nucleotide sequence is from Aspergillus luchuensis IFO 4308 DNA, chromosome 1, nearly complete sequence.
AATGACAGGTTCAGGTTGATTCAGAGGGCAGTATGTCAATGATACAAAGAGAAGCAACCAAGTGCCTAGTGGTTATCGCTTTGGAAcgggtatatatatagaataaaggCTAATGCTTCCCCAGAGCGATGCTGTAATTCCATGTCGGATCGTTGTGTGCTGCCGGGCTTAGACCATGATCTGGATCACGCCAAGGGACGGGCGACGAAGAGGTACTGTATTTCTCATACTCTTGATCTGTGTCgctgctatatatatagttgtCCGCGTATTGCTGATCAGGCAAGCTGAAACTCGAGGCAGAGGCTGAAGGTGAGGGACGGAGGCTCACGAGTCCTCCAGAGCTAGTAGATGAGAATTCGGCAGTCATTGGACTACTTGGAGACGGGGATCTGGCCCCTAGTGGCTTTGCTCGCGGGACGACGAGTCTGTCTGATGACGAGGCTGCTTGTGCGCCTAAACGGAGTGGATTTTTCGTCCTGGGGGCGTGGACTTGCAGGTCGGAAGTACAGTGGAGGCTACAGCTTCCGTCCAGTTTCTGGAGTGAGTGGGCCAGGAGCTGCTCCACCTGATAAGCAGATGGACGGCTCATGGGTTCTCTGTTTAGCATGCTTCGCACGACGGTGAGCATCGGTCGAACAGCCTGAAAGATAGGATCTTTGTGTTTCTTCGCATCGTTGTCCAGTAGGGCGATCCAGGAGCTCACTTGGCCGGCGTTTCGGTCGAGGTGGAATGAGCAGTCTGCGACGCCGCCACCGCGGCCAGCGGTCCGGTTCTTGGCCCCTCGGTGGTGTGAAAAAGCAGAGAGCTTGCGCTTGCATAAATGAGTGAAAATGTCTAGAAATACTGCTCCAAGTGAGAATATGTCCGAGGCTTCTGGATCTGACTGACTTGTTTGCCACGTATGAACGATGGCGGCGTTGGAACCGATGATTGGGTAGCCAAACTGGCCATATGTAGTAGAAGGAGTGGTTGATGATCTAGAAGAATTGGAGTTGGACGAAGTGATGGACGGGGTGTAGAACATCGGTCGTTTTATGGAGGATACCACGCGCTTGCGGGCGCTCCCTACGCTTGAtccagaggaagatgagttGGTGAAAGAGATCCGAGAAGGTGAGCCTCGTAGGCCGATACGTATGGCAGTTCCCTGCGACGTAACAGACTCCGCGTGTATTTCTGTATCCTGATCCGACGGTTGAGAGCCCCGGAATCTCGATAAGCTCAGCATTGCGGGACGGGACGACTGTTTGCGAGCCGAACGCCCCCCTGATGGAAGCGCAATGTTTGGGCTTGGTGCGCTTGTGTCCTGAATACTGACGGAGCGCACCCATCGCTCGGGCGCACCATACTGGTAGGTTTCAACGTCGTCCGGCTTGAgtggggaaagaagagtgtCGAGAGCCTCAAACTGGCCCAGGAAAATCCGAAAGTCGGCGTCCACCAGGACGTTCGACGGAGAAATCAGGCTATGGGCCTGGCTATGTGCATGCAACCATGACAATCCATTCGCCAGACAATGTGGCCAATTGACTAATATCTCTCGACGCTTGTTCTTGGCGAGGCGCTTGAAAGGTTGAGGCACGTCGGTAAGGAACGACATGAGGGTTCGCTCGTAAACGCCCGAGAAGAGAATGCAAACGGTGGTATCCACAAAGTAGGAGGCGTAGATTGAGTATACGTGATCGTGGGCTAGCCTTCTCAGAGAGCGGATttcttccaccacctcgTTCTCCTCGAAGAAATGCGGTGCGCCGCCAATAGAGACTTGCGTTCGCAACAGCACACGACATTTGGGGCCAGCTAGAACAACCTTCTCCACGCCCTCTCTCACTAGAGACGTTCCGGTGCGAAGAAGCTCCACGGGGACGCCCTCGTTCTGAGTATACTTGATATGGTCGCCTTCATTGATACCGCGTACCGTGAACCGCCATTGAGCGAGAAAGAATTTGTGGGCAACCGTTGCGTTGTCCCCTTCAGGTGCGAGAGGAAGGCGAGTGGTACTCGGTGCCGACAAAGGTAAATCCGTGTCATCTAATGATTCATCGACCAGGGCAAAGATGCGCTCCGGTATGCCGATATCCACGAGGATCAGGAAGATTCTACCGGCCTTGGCGAGGATCCAGTCCAAGTAAGACTCACTGGTCAGACCCTCTCCCCAAGGCAAAGGGTTGACGAGACGGTGCAAGATGTTCGAAGGTAGGTGGTTAAAGACGTATTCGGGACAAAGGGTGGCCTTCACGCGATCTTCGGGCCACCAGAGTGAGGTGATGGCCGCCGACATTTCGAACTCATGGCGATCCGGGCCAAGATCAGGCGCTTCCCCGCAGGCGGGACCAGACATCTAATATATCGGCGAAAGGAAGGATTCGAAAGTCACAGGGTACCTACACCTGGCCAGACTCGAGTAGGACAGACATGTCTCTTTACGGGGCTTCAGCAAGCGGCTGTCACAAAGAATGTCCGGGCCACAGACGGGATGGTGGAGTATAAATGGAAGGAAAGCGTAAGCCCTGAAACCAATATTGCACATCGATTGAAAGGAAATAGAGAGAATACTCCAGGTAATCAAGAAAATTGTCATTAGATCAATAAACATCAAACCTAAAGGGGATACCTCAATAtcgggggggaggaggatacaAGTGTCGCGCGGAGTGTGGCGGACCTCACTGGTGGACACGAGGCTTATCAAGCGCCCAGCAAGGGATATTCACGGTATTATTGGAAGGATCCATTcgatagt
It contains:
- a CDS encoding protein kinase domain-containing protein (COG:T;~EggNog:ENOG410PKMQ;~InterPro:IPR000719,IPR011009,IPR001245;~go_function: GO:0004672 - protein kinase activity [Evidence IEA];~go_function: GO:0005524 - ATP binding [Evidence IEA];~go_process: GO:0006468 - protein phosphorylation [Evidence IEA]) → MSGPACGEAPDLGPDRHEFEMSAAITSLWWPEDRVKATLCPEYVFNHLPSNILHRLVNPLPWGEGLTSESYLDWILAKAGRIFLILVDIGIPERIFALVDESLDDTDLPLSAPSTTRLPLAPEGDNATVAHKFFLAQWRFTVRGINEGDHIKYTQNEGVPVELLRTGTSLVREGVEKVVLAGPKCRVLLRTQVSIGGAPHFFEENEVVEEIRSLRRLAHDHVYSIYASYFVDTTVCILFSGVYERTLMSFLTDVPQPFKRLAKNKRREILVNWPHCLANGLSWLHAHSQAHSLISPSNVLVDADFRIFLGQFEALDTLLSPLKPDDVETYQYGAPERWVRSVSIQDTSAPSPNIALPSGGRSARKQSSRPAMLSLSRFRGSQPSDQDTEIHAESVTSQGTAIRIGLRGSPSRISFTNSSSSGSSVGSARKRVVSSIKRPMFYTPSITSSNSNSSRSSTTPSTTYGQFGYPIIGSNAAIVHTWQTSQSDPEASDIFSLGAVFLDIFTHLCKRKLSAFSHHRGAKNRTAGRGGGVADCSFHLDRNAGQVSSWIALLDNDAKKHKDPIFQAVRPMLTVVRSMLNREPMSRPSAYQVEQLLAHSLQKLDGSCSLHCTSDLQVHAPRTKNPLRLGAQAASSSDRLVVPRAKPLGARSPSPSSPMTAEFSSTSSGGLVSLRPSPSASASSFSLPDQQYADNYIYSSDTDQEYEKYSTSSSPVPWRDPDHGLSPAAHNDPTWNYSIALGKH